The following proteins are co-located in the Meriones unguiculatus strain TT.TT164.6M chromosome 4, Bangor_MerUng_6.1, whole genome shotgun sequence genome:
- the LOC110549475 gene encoding zinc finger protein 33B-like yields the protein MNTTQGQVSFEDVSVVFTQKEWQLLDTSQRHLYREVMLETYRHLQAVGHNVSKPELIWKLEQGEGPWEPPYHSLSEVQRANTMATSEENEGKYLSHVLSVSNKTRTKKRSKALKEIIHPATNSVASREIHQQCHSTETSLENVAGLLITDSSNYAIEKFDGLGGSRSLDTEHENTRLRCKTRESNQKKKPNSPREGLTRHQTLHLEQVLEYKNCGEASSRKTASGRHETVNTGQEPSQDGKYMKDTAHRIRFQSFLRTLRERKAQEAVKSGKASCVMSARQHPRTHVREKHCECDTPEKSFNEKSYLSRHHRKQPGEKPGECDVSEEALRNPPDIPKKKIPVGGKSDGCGKCGGTLPGKPGLTQTQRTHTTERPKSANSQTALKKSHSTLKQRISTRERKCNRNECEKSQASFLTEPKRTRQQRASSEEKSGESKGSEKSALGENQSAHKEQKAHECHNCEEGCPKKAGLTQQQSSDTGKKPYACKECDKSFLVKSNLTEHQRTHTGEKPYECNQCGKSFCQKSALKVHQRTHTGEKPYKCNECGKTFCVKSNLTQHRRTHTGEKPYKCSDCWRSFCVKSNLVVHQRTHTGEKPYKCRECGKTFYEKSALTKHERIHTGEKPYECDECKKNFSQRSALTKHQRKTHKKKTTTASLPGSESTSKTH from the exons ATGAACACAACGCAG GGACAAGTGTCATTCGAAGATGTGTCTGTGGTCTTCACTCAGAAGGAGTGGCAGCTGCTGGACACCTCACAGAGGCACTTGTACAGGGaggtgatgctggagacctacagacACCTACAAGCAGTGG GACACAATGTAAGCAAACCTGAGCTGATATGGAAGTTGGAACAAGGAGAAGGTCCCTGGGAACCTCCATACCACAGCCTCTCAG AAGTTCAGAGGGCCAATACCATGGCAACAAGtgaagaaaatgaaggcaaatatCTGAGTCACGTTTTATCTGTCAGCAACAAAACACGAACTAAGAAAAGAAGCAAGGCTCTGAAAGAAATAATTCATCCGGCCACAAACTCAGTGGCCTCAAGAGAAATACACCAGCAGTGTCACTCAACTGAAACAAGCTTGGAAAACGTTGCAGGATTATTAATTACTGATAGTAGTAACTATGCCATAGAAAAGTTTGATGGTTTAGGTGGGTCTAGATCCCTTGATACTGAGCATGAAAATACTCGTCTAAGATGCAAAACCCGTGAAAGCAATCAAAAGAAGAAACCCAACAGTCCTAGGGAAGGCCTTACTCGACATCAGACCTTGCATTTGGAGCAAGTTCTTGAATATAAAAATTGTGGGGAGGCCTCATCCAGAAAGACAGCCTCTGGAAGACATGAGACAGTTAACACAGGACAAGAGCCCTCTCAGGATGGCAAATACATGAAAGACACTGCCCACAGGATAAGGTTCCAGTCTTTTCTAAGAACCCTGAGGGAAAGGAAGGCACAAGAGGCCGTCAAAAGTGGAAAAGCCTCATGTGTGATGTCAGCACGCCAACATCCAAGAACTCACGTAAGGGAAAAGCACTGTGAATGTGATACGCCTGAAAAGTCCTTCAATGAGAAATCATATCTCAGCAGACATCACAGAAAGCAACCAGGAGAAAAGCCTGGTGAGTGTGATGTAAGCGAGGAAGCCTTAAGAAACCCACCCGACATCCCGAAGAAGAAAATTCCTGTGGGAGGGAAGAGTGATGGCTGTGGGAAATGTGGAGGAACCCTCCCTGGAAAGCCAGGCCTTACTCAGACACAGAGGACTCACACAACAGAAAGACCGAAGAGTGCCAACAGCCAGACAGCCTTAAAGAAATCACATTCAACCCTAAAACAGAGAATTAGcacaagagagagaaagtgcaACAGAAATGAGTGTGAGAAATCCCAGGCCTCCTTCCTCACGGAACCAAAACGTACTCGACAACAGAGAGCATCCTCAGAGGAGAAATCGGGTGAGAGTAAGGGAAGTGAGAAGTCAGCCCTTGGTGAAAACCAGAGCGCTCACAAAGAACAGAAAGCCCATGAGTGTCACAACTGTGAGGAAGGCTGTCCCAAGAAAGCAGGACTTACTCAGCAGCAGAGTTCAGACACTGGGAAAAAACCCTATGCATGCAAGGAATGCGACAAATCCTTCCTGGTGAAGTCAAACCTCACTGAACACCAGAGAACTCACAccggagaaaaaccctatgaatgcaacCAGTGCGGGAAGTCATTCTGCCAAAAGTCTGCCCTCAAGGTACACCAGAGGACCCACACGGGAGAGAAACCGTACAAATGCAACGAATGTGGGAAAACCTTCTGTGTGAAGTCGAACCTTACGCAACACCGAAGGACCCACACGGGAGAGAAGCCCTACAAATGCAGCGATTGCTGGAGATCCTTTTGTGTCAAGTCCAACCTTGTCGTGCACCAGAGAACCCACACAGGAGAAAAACCCTACAAGTGTCGTGAGTGTGGGAAGACCTTCTATGAGAAATCTGCCCTCACAAAACATGAGCGGATTCACACAGGGGAAAAACCCTACGAATGTGATGAATGCAAAAAAAATTTCAGCCAGAGGTCAGCCCTTACCAAGCATCAGAGAAAAACACACAAGAAGAAGACAACCACCGCTTCCCTTCCTGGGAGTGAATCAACAAGTAAAACTCACTGA